From a region of the Triticum aestivum cultivar Chinese Spring chromosome 7D, IWGSC CS RefSeq v2.1, whole genome shotgun sequence genome:
- the LOC123170053 gene encoding myb family transcription factor MPH1-like, which produces MRGFERRGVRQYNRSDEPRMRWTEELHRQFIEAVDCLGGQDEATPKRILQLMGTKGVSISHIKSHLQMYRSSSSNNNNNNPPHASVNRCQDHCIDGNNTRTINAPSNVVFRRGHHSMLPPCQIPSIEEVFRSWEESRKRLPWNSTGMLITPEKATGWSRHTDDKMRQKKQQPAAGCDLTLSIGRCGESEATSDADISSMTTEEAAALARGRGAGCHRRREAAAILHLDLNLDIAVSSSRL; this is translated from the exons ATGAGAGGGTTCGAGAGGAGAGGCGTCCGGCAGTACAACCGGTCCGACGAGCCACGGATGCGGTGGACGGAGGAGCTGCACCGGCAGTTCATCGAGGCCGTCGACTGCCTCGGCGGCCAGGATG AGGCAACACCAAAGCGAATTCTTCAGCTGATGGGCACAAAAGGGGTCAGCATATCTCACATCAAGAGCCATCTTCAG ATGTACAGGTCAAGctctagcaacaacaacaacaataacccacccCACGCGTCAGTGAATCGTTGCCAAGATCACTGcatcgatggcaacaacacaagaACAATAAACGCTCCCTCTAACGTCGTGTTTCGCCGCGGCCACCACTCGATGTTGCCGCCGTGCCAAAT ACCATCGATAGAAGAGGTTTTTAGGAGCTGGGAGGAGAGTAGAAAGCGGCTGCCATGGAACTCCACCGGCATGCTAATTACACCAGAGAAG GCGACCGGCTGGTCACGTCACACCGACGACAAGATGCGCCAGAAGAAGCAGCAACCGGCAGCGGGGTGTGACCTAACGTTGTCGATCGGCCGGTGTGGGGAGTCAGAGGCGACCAGCGACGCTGACATCTCGAGCATGAccaccgaggaggccgccgcacTGGCAAGGGGTCGAGGTGCCGGTTGCCACCGTCGCCGCGAGGCCGCCGCCATTCTGCACCTTGACTTGAACCTCGACATCGCCGTCTCATCTTCTCGGCTCTGA